The genomic window cagaaaaaagagaagacttcATATATGTCCTGATAGGCCTGGGGACACTGTAGGCGAGTTAACTAGAAGCAGAACATCCTATGCGGCTGGTCCTAAGTTAGAAGTGggggcaaatatttttttttctctgatttgttCTAAATTAGAGGTAGGGGCAAAAATTAGGGATGCTGTCAGTTATTAATCAAGTCCTGGCCATTTTGTGCAAATTGTTACAGAAGTTATTGTTTATCTTTCTGGATTATTTCTAGAGATAGCAATCTGGCTTCCTGCAAGTCTGATATACTCACATAGGAGGCTGGCTTCCTGTGTTGTTTATTGTAGATAAGGGAATTGGTTTCCTGGGCAGGTTGCTGCAGCTCGTGGGCCAGAGttctatttttatatgtggtCTAGCCATTGTCCATTTGTACACTCAGTCTCTTGTCTTTCAGATAAAGACAGATAGCTGTCTTGGAGCAGCTGACCGATAGCCAGCAAGGTGGTTCCAGTATTTCTAAAGAGCTACTTTGGGAGACAGCTAATTCTTCTAGGCCAGCTTGCCCAGAAGTGCCTAAGGACACACTTGCCTGAGTGAGCACATCCCTCTGAGCTCCATGCACCAAGTtagtgaggaaggaagggaaggataaTGGTGATGCTAGCAGCGGGGGCCtagaaggagaggagggaaggagtgctcagtggttctcagccctggCTCTCAGAACTTCGTGGACAGCTTTAAGTAAACACTGATGCAGCAGCTCCGCCTCACCCACCAAAGGTTCTAATTTCATAAAGCAGTGCTGGGCGTCGACATTGTTTAAaaacttcccaggtgattctaaggtGCAGCCCAGGTTGGCAGCTACTGACCGAAATGAATAATATTTCAGAGACACTGCGAACAAATACTTAGCAATTAGTGAAAATGAAATCAGGGCATGCAGCCACAACCACTTTCTCAAGAAGCCTCCAATCTTGCACTCTTGCAGCGTTGcactttagaaatataaaatgcagaGTGAAGCTGAACTAGAGTAGCAAATACGCAAAGGTCATAGAAGTTGAGCCACCACACGCAATGAAAATGCCACAGGATCTAAACCACAGGCACAGTGAACAAAGGAGTACACTTAAAGCTGCCTCAAAATGACAGAAATTCTACCTATTCTGAACCGtggccttcatttttatttttaactattaaaaaattatttccttctttaaaaaatgcaattttatcataaccttttatttttcacagattaTGTATGATACATATGTGTGTTTCCAGTCTGTCTAAACTTATACATTTCTCAAATACTTAGAATTCAGAAGAGTTGCACTTGGGGTGTATAAACTccaaaatctcaaaagaagcacacacactatatatatacctGGTATCCATCTTTTATTTCTAgtcatttctaaatttttgaaTGTACCAATGTATCTGAATCTGATACAACACCACCCCCTGGTGGAAGTCTATAGAAAAGAGCCCACATTTGATTTTCCTTGAGAATGTTAATACTGCAAGAAATGATTCTGATTGCATAAAACACTGGTGGGCTCTTCTCTCGCTGTCTACCAGCAGAATGTTCTCTGCAAACAAAATTATATGCAAGTTCTGAATGAACACAACAGCAAAGCTGTAGCTGTGCTGAGAGCTTCTTCTTTCCCACACTTTCTTCATTGGCAACCCTATATCTCACTCAGGATGTCCAAAATAGAATTTACTGTATCATTTAACAGAAGTCATCTtccccaaaaattaaaattaaagccaTTTCTcctcaagccttttttttttttttttttttttgagacggagtcttcctctgtcacccaggctggagtgtaatggtgtgtctcagttcactgaaacctccatctcccgggctcaagcgattctcctacatcagcctcctgagtagctgggattacaggcacccgccatcatgcacagctaatttttgtatttttgtagagatgagctttcaccatgctggccaaggtggtcttgaactcctgaactcaggtgatccacccacctcggcctcccaaagtactgggattggaggtgtgagccaccgtgcccagcctcctcaAGCCTCTTTACCTCAATACCAGCACGTCCTTTTCCATCCACCCAAGCTCTCTAGAGGATTCAcattacacatgcacacattaaAGGCTCTGAGTAGGCCTGAGTCAAAAAACAGGTTCAATTCATTTAGCTCCACAATTCCAACTCATTTTATTGTGAGACACATTCCCCTCCTCCCCAAAACTTCTTAACAAACTGCAGAATACTCTGATTATATTTCATTCAGAATGATTGTTTCACCTTAATTAGCAAATTAGTTCTTTGGCTGCACATGCTGTTCATCTTCAAAAATGCTTAACCCAACCATACTGCAAACCAGCTCTCAATCATTTACAGTAATGGAATGTACAACCCCTAGGTGTTTGACCCCAGGCAGCTAGTGAATTGATATGACATCCACAGGCAGCTTCATCTCTGTCTCCTACCATCATTACCAGCTGAGGGGAGGAAAAGGTTGCCGCCAGTACTAGGAGCAAGCATGCTTTGTCTTCAATTAAACATAATAATCCTGCATTGTGTGAGCACCATGTAATTTTATTTAGAGGAATTATGTTGCTGACTTGGCTATAACCTACGAAGATCACGGGCAGCTCTACAATTGACAGTGATTTAAGCGTTTTCCATACATTATCTCTTCGTGTGGATTTATAAGCCAAATGATATCAAAATCTCTGTAGCTTCCAACATTCATATAAATCTGCATAGGTCCTTGGACATCAGTTCTAAAGAAATTTTACTCTATAAGaagtattttcaacaaaaaatagaGCTTTATGCCCTATGTCATTAATGGTAGACTTCCTAAGGAAGCCTACATGTTGcatcatttcttttgttgttgttgggttttttagaggtggggtctggtTATATTATCCAGATTGcacttaaactcctgggcttaagtgatcctcatgcctcagcctctcaagtagccgggactataggcatgccactgtgctcagcttaCATGTTATACCACTTCTAATgttgaaaacaaagaaatgtcTAATTAAACTTACATGCAGTGGAAAAGTCATTTGAACCTATTCTGTGCTTTGATCAACAGTCTCTCAGTCTATTTGCTGTCATTTTATGTCATCTACAGCTTTGACTTGGGAATGGGGGTCCTGAGGGCATGGACACACTCGCTCACCAGCCTGGCAGCCTCCAGAGCAGTGCCCCAGTGCACCGAGATGCCCCCACTCCCATGGCCATAGTGGTGGACTACAGGCAGCCTCCGGCCATCTCGGGCAAGGAGCTCTGTCTGCAGTCGCACACCTGGCCTGTAGGGCCTCAAGCCCACCTTCTCCCTGATGTTGCAGGCTCCGTGGAGGGAGGGCTCCAGAGCACAGCATCGGGAAAGAATTTCTCTGCTATTTTCTGCATCTGGGGACAGATTCCAGTCCCCTTTTTGCCTAGTTCCACCTAGGGTTACATGGGATGTACCAGGATAAATATACGTCAGCCCACTGCCATCTCGGATAAAATGCTCCACCCAGGGAGCCTGAACTTGGAGCACTTGGCCCCTTACAGGGAAAATCTTTGCGTCTCCTGCAAGCTGTCTGCTTCCAAGGCCTGAACAGTTGACCACGATGTCGAAGGACGGATAAAGTTCCCACAGGTCGTCTATTCGCCGAGTGAGCATCCAGCCTCCACTTCCTTTTATCCTATGGAAGAGAGGTCATGAAGTGAACCTTTGTCAGCATCCTGATCAACTACTTCTAGGAAGTAAAGAAAAGGAACCCAGGAACAAAAATTAGGCAATCATCTGATGAACAAACACCCCAGGAGCTTCCAGGGCCCAATCAGGCCAAATTCGAGCCATCAACTGCTTCACATCCTAGGAACTGGGGATTTCTAAAGTTGAATCTAAATGGAAACCACTTGAAAGTTCAAAACAAAGGTAATTACATGCTTtgcccttttaaaattttgtagaatTCCTATATTGttatagatgctgaataaatGCCAAGTTGATTTGGTATTTTAAATGTCCAGGCATTTCTTATTTCTACTACTTATTTAACACCTAAATTTGATACATTTTATCTCATATTGTTAACTCTTGCATGCTCCTTTGTATTAGTCTGGTCTCCCTAACTAAAAGATACAGGGGTCATATCCCCACCAGCTTTATGTCTACAAGTGTGTTAGCACGAGAAGAACACAAAATATTTGTAGCTAATGAGCTAAATGGCAGCTGTGATTGGTAATTGTTATGTTTTTTGGACCAACTATATCAATCATGAAAAGAAATGGCTTATCCAGTACCTGTAGTCTTTATTTAAATTgaggtaaaatacacataacagcaagaaagaaagaaagaaagaaagaaagaaagaaagaaagaaagaaagaaagaaagaaagaaagaaagaaagaaagaaagaaagaaagaaagaaaagaaaagaaagagaaagaaggaaagaaagaaagaaagaaagaaagaaagaaagaaagaaagaaagaaagaaagaaagaaagaaagaaagaaagaaagaaaaaaaaatgcctcacgTTGATGAGTGCGGAAGAGATCAACATTGCTACTCAGTGGCATCTTAGACCCTGACCCCAATAGCTCAGCTTCATATTCCATCAAGTACCAGCCACAGGCTGTCATCTCAGCATCTTTGCAGTTCTCTGCATTTGACTGAAGGCCAAGCTGCTGGGCAGAGCTCCATCTGCTCAGTCTCTTCACACTCCCTCCCTCTGCAGAGACCTCTGAAGTATCTCCACTGAGCAGTTTCAAGAACAGTTTGAACCCTCTGGATTAGACTCATtgattattcaacaaatatttgttgagggcTTGTACTCTGTCCAGCACCCTCAGGAGGCAAGAAGAACTCAGAGGTTCCGCTTGCTCTGAGATCACATGAACCTGCAACGCACTTCCTATTAAATGCAAGCTGCATTGCCAGCATCAGTGCTTCAAACAACAGAACCTAAATTCGGTtgctttttattctaaaaatccAAGGAAGGGAGTATGTTGTTTACCTGAGACGAGCAAACCAAAGAAAAGAATCGGGCAAGCATCTACACTTTGGGGCCACAGAGAACCAATAAAGCCAATGAATTACTTTTTGGTGTAACTAAAAGTagttaaaagagagagaatgaagctGGAGCTACTGTtgtgtttggttgtttgttttataagtAAAACTGTTCATagataaaaagtatttaatgTAGCAAATTTTATGGGGACAGGGTTTTTTTTGGCTCTCTCGGTAAGAACAACCAATTTAGAAACTTAAATTATGTTCTTAAACATACAGTAAtagataaatgtttttaaaggtaaaataactCTGTAAAGGTTGTTTTTCACCTTAACATTGGCATAGAAAGAAGAGTAAATTGGAGTTTTGTAGTAATACTGAGCAACACGTTTCAGTGTGTTTATAATCTTTCAAAAGGTGAACACAAAGAAAACACCTTTAAAAAGTGCTTAGGAGGCCTCTACCCTTTACGATTCAtatgaccttggccaagttattCCACTTCTCTAAGCTTTAATCCCGTATTCATAATATGGGGGTAATAATACTGACTCCCTAGGCTCgttgtgaaaatgaaatgagacaACATCTGGAAAAAGCATAACACTGTGCCTAACACACTATAGCTGCTCAATAaagaccttttatttttaaaaagtgtttaggGGTTTTTCATGCTACTGTAAAATGCAAGACCCAGTGCATCATCTATGAGTATTCTTATCCTCCATACCTGTATGTCACTTATGTTTCATTAAGGATGGTATTtcaattttgaaaagttttaactGATCATTATTTGaacattattttgattttgtggggttttttgatTCTTACATTGTAGATTCCATGTGTTAATATTTGAACATTATATTCTGTGCTCCAGATATCCTAATTAATTAAAACTCAGAATTATTTTCGTAATTCGGGGGAATAAGAGAATCTGTCAGCCTTGGGatttcagcaaatttttaaaactcactgaAATTGTTTCCTAGGGATAAGAGTGCCTAGCTTACACGGTTTTTACGATGATTATGCAAGAATTCAATAAgtgcaaatgtcttttcttttccatttcaagGGTTCCCTGCTGGTCAAGCTACTGATAAAAGTCCAACCTGTGCTTAGTGACTTCTTAAGCTATCCTAGTGGCTAGCCCTTGTCAGGTTTCCTGTGCTGCATTGCTCCCAGGCCTTGGATCCCAGAGGAAAA from Macaca fascicularis isolate 582-1 chromosome 4, T2T-MFA8v1.1 includes these protein-coding regions:
- the DDO gene encoding D-aspartate oxidase isoform X1 — encoded protein: MLLFLLPCEEGLVCFPFHHDRKFPEVSPAMLNYTPIHTQKQWFRETFNHLFAIANSAEAGDAGVHLVSGWQIFQSTPTEELPFWADVVLGFRRMTEAELKKFPQYVFGQAFTTLKCECPAYLPWLEKRIKGSGGWMLTRRIDDLWELYPSFDIVVNCSGLGSRQLAGDAKIFPVRGQVLQVQAPWVEHFIRDGSGLTYIYPGTSHVTLGGTRQKGDWNLSPDAENSREILSRCCALEPSLHGACNIREKVGLRPYRPGVRLQTELLARDGRRLPVVHHYGHGSGGISVHWGTALEAARLVSECVHALRTPIPKSKL
- the DDO gene encoding D-aspartate oxidase isoform X5 yields the protein MTEAELKKFPQYVFGQAFTTLKCECPAYLPWLEKRIKGSGGWMLTRRIDDLWELYPSFDIVVNCSGLGSRQLAGDAKIFPVRGQVLQVQAPWVEHFIRDGSGLTYIYPGTSHVTLGGTRQKGDWNLSPDAENSREILSRCCALEPSLHGACNIREKVGLRPYRPGVRLQTELLARDGRRLPVVHHYGHGSGGISVHWGTALEAARLVSECVHALRTPIPKSKL
- the DDO gene encoding D-aspartate oxidase isoform X2, with product MLLFLLPCEEGLVCFPFHHDHTPIHTQKQWFRETFNHLFAIANSAEAGDAGVHLVSGWQIFQSTPTEELPFWADVVLGFRRMTEAELKKFPQYVFGQAFTTLKCECPAYLPWLEKRIKGSGGWMLTRRIDDLWELYPSFDIVVNCSGLGSRQLAGDAKIFPVRGQVLQVQAPWVEHFIRDGSGLTYIYPGTSHVTLGGTRQKGDWNLSPDAENSREILSRCCALEPSLHGACNIREKVGLRPYRPGVRLQTELLARDGRRLPVVHHYGHGSGGISVHWGTALEAARLVSECVHALRTPIPKSKL
- the DDO gene encoding D-aspartate oxidase isoform X6, coding for MDTARIAVVGAGVVGLSTAVCISKLVPQCSVTIISDKFTPDTTSDVAAGMLIPHTYPDTPIHTQKQWFRETFNHLFAIANSAEAGDAGVHLVSGIKGSGGWMLTRRIDDLWELYPSFDIVVNCSGLGSRQLAGDAKIFPVRGQVLQVQAPWVEHFIRDGSGLTYIYPGTSHVTLGGTRQKGDWNLSPDAENSREILSRCCALEPSLHGACNIREKVGLRPYRPGVRLQTELLARDGRRLPVVHHYGHGSGGISVHWGTALEAARLVSECVHALRTPIPKSKL
- the DDO gene encoding D-aspartate oxidase isoform X3, whose amino-acid sequence is MDTARIAVVGAGVVGLSTAVCISKLVPQCSVTIISDKFTPDTTSDVAAGMLIPHTYPDTPIHTQKQWFRETFNHLFAIANSAEAGDAGVHLVSGWQIFQSTPTEELPFWADVVLGFRRMTEAELKKFPQYVFGQAFTTLKCECPAYLPWLEKRIKGSGGWMLTRRIDDLWELYPSFDIVVNCSGLGSRQLAGDAKIFPVRGQVLQVQAPWVEHFIRDGSGLTYIYPGTSHVTLGGTRQKGDWNLSPDAENSREILSRCCALEPSLHGACNIREKVGLRPYRPGVRLQTELLARDGRRLPVVHHYGHGSGGISVHWGTALEAARLVSECVHALRTPIPKSKL
- the DDO gene encoding D-aspartate oxidase isoform X4, whose translation is MLLFLLPCEEGLVCFPFHHDRKFPEVSPAMLNYTPIHTQKQWFRETFNHLFAIANSAEAGDAGVHLVSGIKGSGGWMLTRRIDDLWELYPSFDIVVNCSGLGSRQLAGDAKIFPVRGQVLQVQAPWVEHFIRDGSGLTYIYPGTSHVTLGGTRQKGDWNLSPDAENSREILSRCCALEPSLHGACNIREKVGLRPYRPGVRLQTELLARDGRRLPVVHHYGHGSGGISVHWGTALEAARLVSECVHALRTPIPKSKL
- the DDO gene encoding D-aspartate oxidase isoform X8; protein product: MDDRDSCAGQWKGRPGECPESSHQWEAVSLSLCLRARDQPGTAKQVLVPETLVASKTAFSETDTPIHTQKQWFRETFNHLFAIANSAEAGDAGVHLVSGIKGSGGWMLTRRIDDLWELYPSFDIVVNCSGLGSRQLAGDAKIFPVRGQVLQVQAPWVEHFIRDGSGLTYIYPGTSHVTLGGTRQKGDWNLSPDAENSREILSRCCALEPSLHGACNIREKVGLRPYRPGVRLQTELLARDGRRLPVVHHYGHGSGGISVHWGTALEAARLVSECVHALRTPIPKSKL